The following is a genomic window from Mustela lutreola isolate mMusLut2 chromosome 5, mMusLut2.pri, whole genome shotgun sequence.
aaaaagtgtattggaattctttccttttctcactttAGTCAACCTTAAAATGATCCGAGGATGATAGGTATTTTCATATTCATCATTACAAAATGCTAAATTCcacctttgggaaaaaaataagccattttactaaaaaacacaattttaaaaaagattgaaatgaCCAGCCTTCCCCTCACCAATGCATACAATATACAGGTTGTGCAGCTTCCCTATATTGCATCAGTGTTACCAGTATTTAAGCTTAATATTaccaaaaatctttcaaaataggATTAGCTATAACAATATTTGTAGCTGTGTAAAATGCTACTTAGGATTCTTTTACTTGCAATGAAGAATGTTGCCTAAAATGTTACTCTAGGATGGGTTATGTAAAATCATACACCCTCAGGGCTCTGCCCTAAACTCCTGAATACAAAGGATTTACTGTGATAAAAACCCAAAACCATACTAGCTTTGCAAATACAATAAATGGTAAGTTACAGATAAGGTAGAAGGGTAAAGAGAGACAGTGATTGTTTACAGAAAGTGACTCATCACAATCAAAATTGTGCTTTTCCTCgttaaatcatctttaaaaaactcTCAGATTATCCCTTCGCTATCTTGCCACCACTTTATATGAATTCGGTAGTGGGAACAAGAGATGACTGGCATCCGTTTTCAAGTGATTCtgttcttttcatgttcttataaAACTATTGTCAGAACTGCTATAAATAGCCAAGGCTTCTGCTGGTACTTTAGATTACTTTATCTTCAGCATTataaattcacttttcctttgttGCTGAGGCAAATTGCAGGTAAAAAATTAATATGGCTATTTCTTCATAGTTTCACATAATGACCCTTTCCCACCCACTGGTAAATTTCTGCTGATATTGATAAAGTGTTTTGAAATGACAAAGAACATTTGTGACATGTTTGCATATTTTATACACATCAAGTTATAAGGATGGTTCTAAGGATGGAATCAAGTCTACGGTGAGGAAAATGATTTTCTTAGATGCCCCCCGCTACGTGtgaataagtgtgtgtgtgtgattgtgtgtgtgtgtgtgttttcaaggatgattctttgtttttcctctaaataaatgattttctttcatgTTCCATGAATATCTTAAGGAGTGGGATATATGGAAAGGTTGaaagatgtttttttcttttgtttttaatatagaaaacatTCGTACAAGGCAGGCTAGCATCCTATATGGATATGACCAAAGGTGCGATGTGGTCTAATTGTGGATTTCAGATCAAGTTAAGAAAATACAGCTTAGTCAGTAAGGTCTCTTGGCTTTTGCCACCCAGCGGCAGCCTTTTACAGTGAGAAACACATAGGAACTATGCAAGTGAAAGAAAAGGATGGATAAGAAATGTCCTAGACGTGCTATAGCAGTGTCGATCTTACTGTCTGTATCTTTGTTGCTGTGTATGTCAATGCACATGAGTGGAGATGAATCGACAGATCTTCACATTCCAAGAGAAGGAAAATCATTCCTAGATTGAAAtctcttttaaaacaatatatatcaattttttttatggCACTCACTTTTTAAAGGGTCTGAAAATTAATCCCTTATAGACAAATATTAGACAAGAGTCATcgctattttttgaaaaattaaaaaaaagggacaTAGAGAGGTTCTTTAATGGGATTTCTTGAAATGGCTATTAAATCtctttattgaagaaaaaaatagatgacaTACATGCTTTATGCAGAAGTGACATTTGGGGGTCCTGACACACCGGGATTGTTCAACAGTCCTATATTGCTGACAAGATTGTTGAGGGtcagttaaaataattaaaaatggatgacGAAGCAACTATCCCTTTACCTGCTTCCTTCTTGTCTAGCACCCagtctttcacatttttcttctgtGGGAATTTATGACTTGTGCGTTGAGTAAACGCCATATCACTGGTTTCTAGGGCCATATTTGCAGGACATGTGCCCCAACACAGCTTCTCTATTCCGGGCATGTTTCTAAAAAGTGTCTCAGATTCTAGGCTGAAAAACCAACCAGATAATTTAGGATCCGGGCAAGTTAGGGTACGCACTTACTGAATTCCAAGATGCATGGTGAAATGGTGAGATCGGAAAGGGGCCCTGCATTTGATaataatgcaaaaacaaaaacaaaaaaatagcatGAAAGAAACTCATTAGTATATACAATGGATGTCAGTTGACCCAGTAGATTGCTaatgtattaaaaacaatttaGGGTGTTGCAATGTGATATGTTCTAATCCCACAGGTTATCCTTTTGACAGCTGACCTTGAACTTATAAAACGTATGCagagtaaaagaaaacagaaagaaaatagttaCTCAAGTGTGCAACTGCACAAATATACCCCCCTCCCGCTATTAAGATAACAAAACTTCTGCTATTaccataatattatatatattagaaagcTATACACAAGCATGTTAatttcacagattttttaaaagattcttaatattttatataattagaaatacacatttcaaaaacaaaacttctacAAAGAGAAAACAGTTATCTTGGTTAGCAAAGCATGGAGTTCCTCATGGCTTAGGGTAGTGCTTTCTATACAAAAAgtcctttttggttttttacaGGACTGTTTAAAATATTAGCGAAGctatcaagggggaaaaaaacacattttggctTAAGTAAACTACAAAAAGCCACAAATGCTTTGCAAACTCTGTCTTaccttttatatgaaaataagcaaaatgtaatgtacatatttttatatttttatttaataagagaTGCAgacccagatttatttatttaattaaatacgTTAGCCCTCaaactccacattttttttttttttttaaataggtatgGTCCTCTTTTAATGGTCGTTGATCCTTTTTAATGAGTGCCATACGCCAATGATATGCGTGCAGGTTTGTGAGCGCGTTCTCGGGATGTTAGGTGACCTGGTGCGTTCCTAACATTTACCAATGGCCACCCTTTGCCGGGTCTGTCCAAAACATCTATACATTTTTCTATATGTTGCATAACAGCTGCTCTCTCTTTCAGTAAAGATCTGCCGCTTTTGGCAAATGTTTCCTTTTGTCTATTTACATGTAAATAACGTTGAACCTGCAACATGACACTATCTATTGTAACATACATTTTGCAAAGGAGCACAACAGTGAAAAGAAGTTAgccttaaaatctattttgtacaAGTGTTCTGTTGTACAACTCAAGTGCTAAGcttatctcagcatttctgtTTATCTTTATACTGTATCACTGAGGcaatttaaaagtacttttacAAAACAGAgtacctgacttttttttttttttccacacacaGCACATATAATGCATATCGACCCCCCTTCCCCATTAAGgtatagcacacacacacactgcaagaaaaaaaaaaaaactattaagtaATAATCTGATCATGTTGCCCATCCTTCAGAGAGTCGCATGCGCTTGACTGAGGGACTTTCCCTTTCGTCCGGCGAAGGTCTGGTGAGTCCAATGGGGGAGTGGAATTCATTCCGGTGATCCTCTCGGTCGCTCCCGTCGTACGAACTGCTACAGCTGCTCAAGCTGTCAACAGGAGATCTCCCCGCCTCGTGGCGCGTGTGTTGTGGGTATCTCGAAGGGGTGGTGGTACGGTCTCTAGGAGGAGAAACAGGTTCTGACTTGATGTTGAGGCTTTGAGTAGAAGGCAGGGAGAGATTTGAACTCTGAGATAAATGAGTGCTAGTGCAAGCTCTGTAGGAGGAAAGGAAACCCAGTTACAGATGGAGGAGGCCTGGAGCCCCCAGGAACTCACAATTACATCAAACATCAGCTTCAAGACTCGCATAGATACCGGAGCATGCCCAGAGGGAGGAGAGCGTGCTCGGAagcactggggtgggggtgaggggcagtgcCTGCTCAGAGCCACTGAGAATGCCTGGGAGTAATTACAGTATTTAACGGGGCCAGGCCTTGTGAATCATACCTCTAGTTTCTGACAGGCTCCCTACACATGCAGGTTACTGGCTCAGAGAGGCTTAACATGACACGGtggaaaaaagcattttctgtGTCCGTGGAATTTCTCCCTAGACTAGTTCCGAAATCTAACCTAAGATTTAAGATACAATATGTAGCTTTTGAATGAGACGTCTCTGACTGAGTAACGCCTGTGTGTGGAAATTACTGCAAAAAGCCTGTGACGGATATAAATGGTTCCCTCCACGTAATAAGTGCGAACACATGAAGATGTACAGTCTTCAGAGCGAGAGATGAGAGTTCAAATTTCGAGTGAATAAATCCCCTAAAATGCTACACTTAACTGTATCTGGCGAAAGACTGGAGGGGGGAAAGATGGGGAAGGAGGCTGAAGATTATTGGCCGAAAATTGAATGTTGGTTTAAAAACACTTAGACTTCCTACCCCACTAACATTGCTCAAGGGCTGGCCcttcttcatcctttctgttaCGTGGGACGCAAGGGGCGTCTATTTTCCACAAGAACCTCAACTTCATCACTGCCATCCTCTCCCTGCCGCCGTGTGTAGTAGGATATCGCTCAGCCTGTAGTTATAATTGGTATGAGCTGAGAAATGTGGATTTGTCTAAGGAAAAGCTTTCGTAAAGAAGGATCTAGTGTgcttttaatgtgtttataaacCTTAATCCTCATTTATTCCAGGAGAGTATGACTTTCCCTTCTTCCCAAATGAGGAAGAATTCGGACACTTGGCACTCTGGAGGGAAAAGCATTAAGCCCTTGGGTGTCAGCTGGCAATCGCAATGACTTTGATCAGGATAAACGGGGAGAACACTGCCGACATCAATTTTAAGATGCTTGTCCTGCTCCTGCATTCTGATCGCACTGACATCCGTGGCTACAGTCAGCATTACTTGCCCACGTTGTCAAGAGAGCACAGATATCTCCCTTAGTAGTCACGGTGAAGAATAATCCATACAGATACACCCATTCTAGACAAAGGAAAGTGAGCCTACCTACCCAGGGACGTGATTATGTTACTTTCAAATGGAGAGAATTAGGTGGCATTAAAAAGTCGTTACGAGCAGTGAGAAAATGGGGATATATTTCAGAGGAAGAAGTGGAATAACTTGGGGTTGGCTTTTTGGGAGATGCAATTCAGGCTCAAGATGTATAGAGATATAAAATTAGTCAAAATGAGTTTATCTTTGAGTGATGTTTTATACAAAAGCACCACCTACTGGCAAAGAAttactttccttctcttaataGATGAGCTAATGCCTAGAATGACCTAAAGGAGAATTATTTGTTTCCCTAATAAgcctttctttctccagcttttaTGTTATAGGATCAAAACAGTCCTAGCCTTTATATCGAGTTACCACATTGAGTGCGTATGATTTTTCAATCGCCTGTTTATACTTGTCATTATTTACTTATAGTTTTTACTTGACACTGCATCGGTTTATTAATTTTCTAAGAGTTtaattaaataatctttaaatcaAGAAGATATTAAGCCagggctgtggggggagggaacACCTGTATTTCAAAAGGATCCATGATGGTGGACTGTTTTATCTGGGTTCAAAGTTATTTAATGATTCATTTTGATGTCAGAGGAAATCATCTTTTGATTTCTGGAAGAAAGAATTTTCCTGGCTCTCGATAAGAAAGGCTGTTTcactaaaatttaattaaatgcttCTACTATGAATCACACAACTCTTTAATAACAAACGTCAATTAGGAGCCTGTAAACAAAGTGGCTTCTCAACCAATACTTTGACTGCCCTTTGACATTTAGATTGCTTTTTCACAGGCAGGGAGACATGGACAATTAGTAAAAAACTTTGGTGAGATGGACAAGTAGAAGCAGTTGATCTGGATGGATTAATTGATGCAAAAAATAGTGTAATCAAAATGCTGTTTCCCTTAATGCAGCTTTTAGAAACTGCATTATCTACGTATTTATGGTATCTCCATTGTGAACTGGCTTGTACTGGTTTTGCGGCTTCTCTTCCCCATGGGAGATAACAACACTCACTGCTTGCTTATCCCTTCCTGTAAACAAATAAGCGAGCCCCTCGGTTTCCTTTCTAGTGGCATTTCCTGTGACACTGAAAGCACATATGAAGCATTTTGAGTAGTTCTGGGGACGCTAAACGCAGTCCTGAGATGTACGTGATGACTGAGACTCAGCTTCATTCTACTGTGGTGGAGGATTCCGAACAGAATGAAGTGTAATTGGCTAGTCTCTGTTATCAAATTATtatcttggaaagaaaaaaagcattaaaaatccCTTAGCTGTATACATGCTAGATTCAGATACAAGCATGTTGGTCTGCTTGTTCTTGAGAGCAAAATTTTTATAGACCCAGAGAATTGTGAAATACTCCATGTGTGTGGGTGAGAAAGAGGTAGGTGGGGAGACAGAAGCCAGATATGCAAGTTGCCCATCTCCACTCCTGCTGCAAGTTTTCATGTACTACAGATGCCTTCCAACTGGGAAAACACCTACCCTTCCCCATAATTGCTCAGAAATGAAACATGACTGGATAGTTTTATTCAAATTTCTTACTGCCTCCGCCTGGAAATTAGACTATCAAACTATATTTAACTTAACCTTTTAAAAGTTGTCTTTAAACACCCACATCAACAAAgatggtgtatagaaatgcttcCAGAAAACAGGCTGCCCTTTTTTAAGGCGCTATGAGAAAAACGCTTAAAATTTTGAGGGTCATTTGCTCAAATATTCGTATTCAAAGGACTGTCACTAACCCCTGATGGCAAGTTCCTTCTGCCTATCATTTCTGCTTCCTGCAACAAATCAGTGAATGCCATTTATCTGACTTGGTTAGATAAAATCAAATACTATAGAGAGTTAAAAGTACTGCTTTTAAGAATTGAAGGTATTTCCATCAACAAAACATGAAGGGCTCTTTTATCCTCTTAATTTTGGGAAAGAACTATGGTGACCATCTTGGGCTGCTGGGAATATATGCTTTGGAAGAgctgaaatatattttactctACTCTGAACACTATATCTCTACAGAGGAACGTGAACCCCTCACATAAGAACATGAGGAAACTGTAGcctaaaaaaaatactgatttttttgaattaattCACACTGTAGGGAATTAAGAAAcctcatataatttattttacataaattttacaACTTGggattttcaaaaatagtttaaCATTTAATTGTGTGAACAAGGGCTAGTCCCTCTgaaggaaccttttttttttgcaaaagctaccctgtgtgtgtgtgagtgtgtgtgtttgtgtgtgagagagagagagagagaggaaggaagaaaggaaggaaggaaggaggctagCCAAAACCAGAAGGTGTGGAAGGGGTATCCTATCTATTTGAGGGATAAGGGAAGTGATTAAAAGTGCAATAAAAACTCATAGACTAAGTTCAGAGTCAAATACTGCACCATGAAAACCGTTATTGAAAGAAACCGGAACTAAACAAAATGCTTCATCCCTGGCTGTTGTAATTTGGTTCCTCTGTAGGCCAGTTCTCTCCCTTCTCATTTACTGAAGCTTTTATTAAGGGAAGCAGAAAATTAGATTCTTCCCATGTAATAGAAGTGAATTTTAAGATTACAGTATAgttaaaatacatacattaatATGTAAAATGCAAATTGTCGGGtgttacaaaaaacaaaagaaagccacATTCAGATAAAATAATATGGCTTTTGACATCGATAATTTCTAAGGAAATCCAGTCCTCTAATGGATGAATTTTGTGAAACATGACATGTGAACAGCTGCCTTGATCCTTGCCAAGAAGCACGTACAGTGGATTCACTGCTTAGCCCCAGCAGTGCGACACCGCATGTATGTACTTCAAGATTGCCTGGATGGTATCGTGTACTCAGTCATAATTATCTCAAAAAGTTATTGCAGTAAATGTCTACTTGCATAGTTAACAATTCTGAGAAAATTTAAATGTCCTAAAAGGAGAAACTCTGTTGCTGATCAGTATTTAATATATCTAAATAGTTAACAATCTTTTAAGAAAGCACAGCAATAATAccatgtaaatttattttattgtttacatGGAAGGTTAGATTTTCAACAGTAATGATCAGTGAGCAGGATGCACATAAGCAAATAGTGAATGGGGGAAACTCTATTACTAGAGCACTCATCTATGTGAAATCAATTCCACAAGAAAGCTAGGAGGGCAGGGAGGATAGATGAAGTTGTGATGTCAGAGATTTTTATTCTAATCAGtgttttattctcattatttctttAGCACAGAGCTAGCTAACTATTCTAACCACATGGCTCGGCAGAAAAGTAAAAACGAGGTAGGCATATAGAGTGTTTCTAAAATATAAGCTCttatctttcaatattttatatcttcctaGTATTTTCTTCTGAAGATTAACTGCAGTGATGGAGTTATTAGTTAAACTTAGAGTCAGATCTTTGATTCACGTTTTAAGCTTAGAAAAACTATCTGTTTTACAAGGAGTGTGAATTATGAATTCAGGGCTTTTTAAAGGTTTGAACATTTCCATACATAAATGACAGGAGTCATTTCTATGATAAAGACATTTCTCAAAATTACCACAAGGGGGCAGAAATACACATATTCTGATTTCAGAAAAaccacagaaattatttttatacccAAATTTAGGTAATTAGtgtatgcacatatacacatatatttaatttgtgcaatatctataaatatatagcCATATGGTGAGTACACTATACATATATGAAATCGATGGTATAGGAGATACTGTAGTACTAGGTTAAGGTTAGCATAAATTAGATGTTGTATGCTGAGTGATAAGGGTTCAcaaatatatctaaaatttaaagaacTTATAAGTATCTTCTTATGTCCCACGTGAGCTATATGAAAAGTCAACTAAATGAAAGTTTTTCATTGATCAAAGTGGAAACCAATATAGCCTAAAACAATAGGGAAGTAATGTATCTCATTATCACAGAGCTCCCCTTCTCTCAAAAAACAAGGAAAGGCATATCTAACTGACTTAAAAGATACTGATCTGATAATTACTTTCCCATTCTGATAAAGTAGAATTTTACATCCTTCAATGGGACACTAGAGCACAGTATCTAGAGACTGCTGTTGTCATCCAAGAACACATTCTCAAAGTGTTTTATAATAGAAATAACATTGCTTACCCCAGCTGACTGAGGGCGGATGGCGGCATGTTATGTAGGTGTTGCTGTTGCCAGCCAGTTACTGACCCAAGATGGAGAGCGCTGGCGGTGTTAAACCCAGACAGAGATGACAGGTCTGCACTACTCAGAGAGTACTCTAGaccaataaataaaacaatgagggAAAACacttaatttgaaaattatcAAATGGTAAATACACATTTCCAATTCAAAAATACTCTTATTAGTATCATGTAATGATTATTATAAACTCTCTTACTCTCAGGGTAGAAGGAGATAAAGCATCGGAAGCAATTTCTATTTAAAAGAGATGTCTCATTTACCAAAAAACAAGTATTCCACAAAAGCTTTAAAGTAGCACAGCTTGCAATTTTAGTTTACTAGAACTACAATCTGGCATTACAGTATATACATCTTTGATGatctagaaatgtttttaaaacaatccTGAGAAAGTGAGCTTTCTATTATATCCAAGAAATAATGGCTCATTTTCCTTGAAATTGGTCTTTTATATTGAATTCAGGTCAGGTCAATAAAACTTTCAgtcacttaagaaagaaaaaatatggatatTCACTTTGTCTTAGTAACATATAGGTAATGGTATAGTCTGTGGATGCCACAGGTACTAAATGAAGTTTCCTAATAGACTAAAgagtgatatctttttttttttttaatcttgctttTTAACAAAAAGTATTTAATGCACTATTTGAACATGGTAAAGCTACTCACCGGTACCATATGTTGTTGAAATGGCTGATGGATATCCTCCCATCCCTTGTCCTGGTAAAGTAGGAGTTGCTACGGAAACCACTGGGGTAGCCAATGACTGAGCAGACTGGGAGTTATTTATCCTTTGattcttttaaagtaaataaagagACATTattgatagaattttttaaagttaaaaatattagatttcaGTATTAATTTTGTGTATAAAGAAATAACTTGGTACAAGTCTCATGAAATTAATCATTTAACATGTGTCTCTATGAACTCTGCCAACCCTATCATTTACAATCCTTCAAGAGACCAGTTGTTGCCATAGTAACCCATTACATCAGTATCTCCTAGGCAACTGAACTAGTAACAAGTACCATAAGCTTTATTATGGGTAAAAACAGACTATGTTGAAAACTGATGAAATATGTATACTGTACTCcattgtttcagtttttattcaaatgcaaattaaaaaaaattaaaatcaaccaTGGTGGTTTTTATGCTCAGTTCTATACACAGCAGAGCAGATGGGCGGAATTTCATGCTACATTCTGACCAGCAGGTGGTGCTCTGACCACTTTTTTCAGATTCTTCTAAACTTCCCTCAGAACTAAATGGCAAAGCCCCTAACATGTATATTTAACTCCTTACAGCAAGCAGATTAAAGAttcacatacatttaaaaatcatgacagtttgaattcttagaaaaataagtatCTTCATGGtttaaataaggaaattatttttgttagaaTTTTACAATAAATCAAGTcctaaaataaactgaaaacatGGTCTTCTCTTGCAAAGgttgagacagaaaaataaataacctgaCATTCTTTTCAGGTGTGTGATACCTGAAATTAATGGCATTTAAATATGATTCATTTGGACACACTATGGTAACTTCtgaaatattcccattttactagAGCCACTCCACCTAAAAGTCACCTTGGGTTTCTCCTTGCAGGTGCCATTTAAGGGAAGTACTTTTACTACTTACCAAAAGCAGGTCGACATCCTCAGACTGAGAGCATGGGGAAGGAGTTTTATTAATTAGtgtctgtaaatatttataattgggcaaaatcttttcaacaaaaggCAAAGCATCTTCTGATAGACACAACagtttaaacaattttaaaacctAGACTCTACAGATAACTCCTTACAAAGACATTCTTTGTTTCCCTTAATGAGCTGTTTGTCTCCAATGTGAAGACAATCTATCCAGTTTTCTGCACAGGTCAGTGTCTCAACCTTCATTATTTCAGCACCacgttttgaaaaaaaaaaaaagaaaaaagattatattttgaaACCCCACttgctggaggaggtgggggggtgctgcACCTGGCTGCTGGTGAGAGGCTGGTTGTAGGACCACTCACAGGATCCCTATCCCCGGGAGAACATCAGTTTTAAGAACTTAGAATAAATCTGCGGATAGAGACAGGCTGCCATGCATGGCCCACACCGCTTGGCTATGGCCCTGtgggaggttttatttattagaacCAGTCTTTCCGAAGGGAATGTTGcatattatgtgatttttttttggttgatATTCAAAATTAATCTGCACTGTGCCATAATAAACTAATCAGCTTGCAGGACTGTTTTACCCTGAAGCTTGCCACAGagcacagaatgaaaaaaaagaaatgtgtttgcaGAATGATCTAAATTTGTCTACTGAATCTTGGTTTTAAATGTTCTCGCTCTTAAGCAAAGCTAATTTGGAGAACACTGATGTAAGTCTCTTTGTTATTGAATTTGGTCCCACAGTTATTATCTTCGTCTTAGCCCTGCAGacccaggagaaaggaaaatgagagagtCCAGGGATATTATTTAtacttcttaattatttttttatttattttttcttacagggccaacttttttttttttatgtaaaatacaaCCTTTGTTCTCAGAATGCCTAGGATTTTAAAACGATTTGCTTTTCGGAGGTAGTTATTTGCATGAAGGGCATATATGGAAAGATATAGTAATCGTTGCAATATACCTAAGAAAAGAATGGCCAGCTACTAACATGAGAACATTCATTTAGAAATTATGGAAAAGATTTTTGGTTGTCAGCACCTTGAGGACATAACCAGTTCAGTATTATAAAAATCTGTTATGAAATTCCCTATTTTGTGAGTTTGATTCTACCATTGGTCAAACTGTATGCACCATAAGCAGAGTAGTAagtcatgatttttttctaattataaattgcaggtcttaaaaaaaggaaatgcttttttttGGTCCCAGAACATGAGTTTTATAGGGGAGTTTATTGGatgttggttttttggtttttgtttttgattttttttttttaacatggaaaagGGAAATGTGAACCAGTTACCAGAAATAATGGCTAAATACAAACAGGGCTCTAGCAATAGCATCAGTAAGTTAATTTTCTGGGAGCCCCTAAGTAATTCAAAAATGTTAGAAAGAtacaaaaacagcaaaacatatacaaaacatgatcaacatttatttaaaacGTCGTCTCGCATTACCACTGATGGCATCGTATTCTTGCTGCCTGGTGGAATAAGAACTCGGAGATCTGGTTTACGGTTATTCATCCCTAGGTTCATGGGAGGAGGAGATTTTGCTTGCATATTCTTGTTCAAGTTACCAGGTGAGACCAGCAGACCTGGTGAGTTTCGGGGATTGCCATATCCGTTCCCTGTTAACACAAAACAATGAAAGTATTCAGGAAGAAATCTAGATTCAAGTACGTTTCTATAGAAGACACTATGAGAGATTAAAAATCAAAGCTTAACAGGGTAAGACATACAACAAAGTCTGTAGGATGACTAACAGCCTCCATGTGAAGACTAACCCAGTCagttagtttttaaatattctctgaaGGAAGACGAAACATGTTTTAATGAGAAGAGCTAATATATACCAACTCGCTCAGAAATCGACATATACTTttattctatgaaaaaaaaatttcaggaagaAAGTCAGACCGTTGTTCAGGGCCTAAGAAAAGCACAGAATCGGTTCTGCACTTCAGCTGACTAGCTTGGCAAAGGTCTGACTGGTGTGACTCACTCTTTCAGTTCAatggtttggtttttattttgtgtgtctgtgtgtcctcaAGTGAAGAAAGGGCATACCAGTAAGACTATAATTTCTAGGACCTGCAGGAGGGGTAGCCTCTTCCACAGTTTGCTGCTGAGTTCCCCTTTCCTTGGAGTGGTTTCTCCTTATGGTTTTCCTCCGTCTGGTTTGCCCTCCTCCCAAGTTCAGCTTATGACCCTGAAGTCTTGTTCTCCTTCAAAAGCAGGACTCCTTCTTAAGAGCTGAAATGAAGGCATGTTGCCTCCACTGTGGTGCCGATTCACCACGGCACAAGAAGAGTCATCTAATATGGACATTGAAAGGGTTCCTGTAGATAGGTAGCTGATGTTTAACCCGCCACTAACAGAACCGGCTGTCTGAAGGATGCCATTTCTCATAATGCAAAATACATTGCTCCATGACAGGAAGAGCTATGGAGGGAGTTGGTACAACCATAGCTGAGGCAGAA
Proteins encoded in this region:
- the MEF2C gene encoding myocyte-specific enhancer factor 2C isoform X2 — its product is MGRKKIQITRIMDERNRQVTFTKRKFGLMKKAYELSVLCDCEIALIIFNSTNKLFQYASTDMDKVLLKYTEYNEPHESRTNSDIVEALNKKENKGCESPDPDSSYALTPRTEEKYKKINEEFDNMIKSHKIPAVPPPNFEMPVSIPVSSHNSLVYSNPVSSLGNPNLLPLAHPSLQRNSMSPGVTHRPPSAGNTGGLMGGDLTSGAGTSAGNGYGNPRNSPGLLVSPGNLNKNMQAKSPPPMNLGMNNRKPDLRVLIPPGSKNTMPSVSEDVDLLLNQRINNSQSAQSLATPVVSVATPTLPGQGMGGYPSAISTTYGTEYSLSSADLSSLSGFNTASALHLGSVTGWQQQHLHNMPPSALSQLGACTSTHLSQSSNLSLPSTQSLNIKSEPVSPPRDRTTTPSRYPQHTRHEAGRSPVDSLSSCSSSYDGSDREDHRNEFHSPIGLTRPSPDERESPSVKRMRLSEGWAT
- the MEF2C gene encoding myocyte-specific enhancer factor 2C isoform X3, yielding MGRKKIQITRIMDERNRQVTFTKRKFGLMKKAYELSVLCDCEIALIIFNSTNKLFQYASTDMDKVLLKYTEYNEPHESRTNSDIVETLRKKGLNGCDSPDPDADDSVGHSPESEDKYRKINEDIDLMISRQRLCAVPPPNFEMPVSIPVSSHNSLVYSNPVSSLGNPNLLPLAHPSLQRNSMSPGVTHRPPSAGNTGGLMGGDLTSGAGTSAGNGYGNPRNSPGLLVSPGNLNKNMQAKSPPPMNLGMNNRKPDLRVLIPPGSKNTMPSVNQRINNSQSAQSLATPVVSVATPTLPGQGMGGYPSAISTTYGTEYSLSSADLSSLSGFNTASALHLGSVTGWQQQHLHNMPPSALSQLGACTSTHLSQSSNLSLPSTQSLNIKSEPVSPPRDRTTTPSRYPQHTRHEAGRSPVDSLSSCSSSYDGSDREDHRNEFHSPIGLTRPSPDERESPSVKRMRLSEGWAT
- the MEF2C gene encoding myocyte-specific enhancer factor 2C isoform X5 gives rise to the protein MGRKKIQITRIMDERNRQVTFTKRKFGLMKKAYELSVLCDCEIALIIFNSTNKLFQYASTDMDKVLLKYTEYNEPHESRTNSDIVETLRKKGLNGCDSPDPDADDSVGHSPESEDKYRKINEDIDLMISRQRLCAVPPPNFEMPVSIPVSSHNSLVYSNPVSSLGNPNLLPLAHPSLQRNSMSPGVTHRPPSAGNTGGLMGGDLTSGAGTSAGNGYGNPRNSPGLLVSPGNLNKNMQAKSPPPMNLGMNNRKPDLRVLIPPGSKNTMPSVSEDVDLLLNQRINNSQSAQSLATPVVSVATPTLPGQGMGGYPSAISTTYGTEYSLSSADLSSLSGFNTASALHLGSVTGWQQQHLHNMPPSALSQLGDRTTTPSRYPQHTRHEAGRSPVDSLSSCSSSYDGSDREDHRNEFHSPIGLTRPSPDERESPSVKRMRLSEGWAT
- the MEF2C gene encoding myocyte-specific enhancer factor 2C isoform X1, which encodes MGRKKIQITRIMDERNRQVTFTKRKFGLMKKAYELSVLCDCEIALIIFNSTNKLFQYASTDMDKVLLKYTEYNEPHESRTNSDIVETLRKKGLNGCDSPDPDADDSVGHSPESEDKYRKINEDIDLMISRQRLCAVPPPNFEMPVSIPVSSHNSLVYSNPVSSLGNPNLLPLAHPSLQRNSMSPGVTHRPPSAGNTGGLMGGDLTSGAGTSAGNGYGNPRNSPGLLVSPGNLNKNMQAKSPPPMNLGMNNRKPDLRVLIPPGSKNTMPSVSEDVDLLLNQRINNSQSAQSLATPVVSVATPTLPGQGMGGYPSAISTTYGTEYSLSSADLSSLSGFNTASALHLGSVTGWQQQHLHNMPPSALSQLGACTSTHLSQSSNLSLPSTQSLNIKSEPVSPPRDRTTTPSRYPQHTRHEAGRSPVDSLSSCSSSYDGSDREDHRNEFHSPIGLTRPSPDERESPSVKRMRLSEGWAT